A region of Onychomys torridus chromosome 10, mOncTor1.1, whole genome shotgun sequence DNA encodes the following proteins:
- the Zmiz2 gene encoding zinc finger MIZ domain-containing protein 2 isoform X1, producing the protein MNPMNPMKPALPPAPHGDGSFAYESVPWQQSATQPAGSLSVVTTVWGVGNATQSQVLGNPMGPAGSPPGGSMMPGVAGGSSALTSPQCLGQQAFAEGGAGKGYVQQGVYGGRGGYPGGSSFTTGYAGGPGGLGLPSHAARPSTDFTQAAAAAAMAAAAATATATATATVAALQEKQSQELSQYGAMGTGQSFNSQFLQHGGPRGPSVPPSMNPSGMGGMMGPSGLSSMAMNPTRAAGMTPLYAGQRLPQHGYPGPPQAQPLPRQGVKRAYSEVYPGQQYLQGGQYAASTAQYAPGPGQPPGPASSYPGHRLPLQQGMAQSLSAPGPTGLHYKPTEQFNGQGASFNGGSISYSQPGLSGPSRSIPGYPSSPLPGNPTPPMTPSSNVPYMSPSQEVKSPFLPDLKPGLSSLHPSPSGSGPCDELRLTFPVRDGVVLEPFRLQHNLAVSNHVFQLRDSVYKTLMLRPDLELQFKCYHHEDRQMNTNWPASVQVSVNATPLSIERGDNKTSHKPLYLKHVCQPGRNTIQITVTACCCSHLFVLQLVHRPSVRSVLQGLLKKRLLPAEHCITKIKRNFSSGTIPGTPGPNGEDGVEQTAIKVSLKCPITFRRIQLPARGHDCRHIQCFDLESYLQLNCERGTWRCPVCNKTALLEGLEVDQYMLGILIYIQNSDYEEITIDPTCSWKPVPVKPDLHIKEEPDGPVLKRCRTVSPAHVLMPSVMEMIAALGPGAAPFAPLQPPSAPAPSDYPSQGSNFLGPGTFPESFPSATPTTPNLAEFTQGPPPMSYQSDIPGSLLTADKSAPCLPGQMAPAGHLDPAHNPGPPGLHTPNLGPTPGSQLHHPNPPPPSRQPLGQANTGPISELAFNPATGMMGPPSMTGAGEASEPALDLLPELTNPDELLSYLGPPDLPTNSSDDLLSLFENN; encoded by the exons ATGAACCCCATGAACCCCATGAAACCTGCCCTGCCCCCTGCGCCACACGG TGATGGTTCATTTGCATATGAGTCTGTGCCTTGGCAACAAAGTGCCACTCAGCCAGCCGGGTCACTGTCCGTGGTCACTACTGTGTGGGGAGTTGGCAACGCAACACAGAGCCAG GTTTTGGGGAACCCCATGGGCCCTGCAGGAAGCCCCCCTGGTGGCTCCATGATGCCTGGTGTGGCAGGTGGCAGCTCTGCCTTGACCTCCCCGCAGTGCCTGGGACAGCAGGCGTTTGCCGAAGGTGGTGCTGGCAAGGGCTACGTACAGCAAGGCGTGTATGGCGGCCGCGGGGGATACCCTGGGGGATCCAGTTTCACCACTGG GTATGCAGGTGGCCCTGGAGGCCTGGGCCTTCCCTCACATGCTGCACGACCCTCGACAGACTTCACAcaagcagcagctgcagctgccatGGCTGCTGCCGCGGCCACGGCCACAGCCACGGCCACAGCCACTGTAGCCGCCCtgcaagagaaacagagccaagagcTAAGCCAATATGGAGCG atggggaCTGGACAGTCTTTTAACAGCCAGTTTCTGCAGCATGGAGGTCCCCGAGGACCCAGTGTACCCCCCAGCATGAACCCTTCTGGCATGGGAGGAATGATGGGCCCTTCTGGCCTCTCCTCCATGGCCATGAACCCTACCCGGGCAGCAGGCATGACACCCTTGTATGCAGGACAGCGACTGCCTCAGCATGGGTACCCTGGGCCTCCTCAGGCCCAGCCACTGCCCCGACAGGGGGTCAAGAGAGCCTATTCAGAG GTGTACCCTGGGCAGCAGTATCTGCAAGGAGGCCAGTATGCAGCCAGCACTGCCCAGTATGCTCCTGGCCCTGGGCAGCCTCCTGGCCCCGCCTCCTCTTACCCCGGACACAGGCTACCCCTGCAGCAGGGCATGGCCCAGTCCCTGTCTGCCCCTGGGCCCACAGGACTGCACTACAAG CCCACAGAGCAGTTCAACGGGCAGGGCGCCAGCTTCAACGGGGGCAGCATCAGCTACAGCCAGCCTGGCTTGAGTGGG CCTTCCCGTTCCATCCCTGGTTACCCCAGCTCCCCACTGCCGGGGAATCCCACACCACCCATGACGCCCAGCAGCAATGTTCCCTACATGTCCCCAAGCCAGGAAGTCAAGTCTCCTTTCCTGCCTGACCTCAAGCCAGGCCTCAGCTCTTTGCATCCGTCACCCTCTG GAAGTGGCCCTTGTGATGAGCTGCGCCTGACCTTCCCAGTTCGAGATGGGGTGGTCCTAGAACCCTTCCGCCTGCAGCATAACCTGGCTGTGAGCAACCATGTCTTCCAGCTCCGAGACTCTGTCTACAAGACCCTGATGCTGAG GCCTGACCTGGAGCTGCAGTTCAAGTGCTACCACCACGAGGACCGGCAGATGAACACCAACTGGCCAGCCTCCGTGCAGGTCAGCGTCAACGCCACGCCCCTCAGCATCGAGCGTGGAGACAACAAGACCTCGCACAAGCCCCTCTATCTGAAGCACGTGTGCCAGCCAGGCCGCAACACCATCCAGATCACCGTTACCGCCTGCTGCTGC TCCCATCTCTTCGTGCTGCAGCTAGTGCACCGTCCGTCCGTCCGCTCGGTGCTGCAGGGCCTCCTCAAGAAGCGCCTCCTGCCAGCTGAGCACTGCATCACCAAGA TCAAGCGGAACTTCAGTAGCGGCACCATCCCTGGCACCCCTGGTCCCAATGGAGAGGACGGGGTGGAGCAGACGGCTATCAAGGTGTCCCTGAAGTGCCCCATCACCTTCCGCAGGATCCAGCTCCCGGCCCGCGGCCACGACTGTCGCCACATACAG TGCTTTGACCTGGAGTCCTACTTACAGCTCAACTGTGAGCGGGGGACCTGGAGGTGCCCTGTGTGCAA CAAGACGGCATtgctggaggggctggaggtggACCAGTACATGCTGGGCATCCTGATTTACATTCAGAA CTCAGACTATGAGGAGATCACCATCGACCCCACGTGCAGCTGGAAGCCAGTACCTGTGAAGCCTGACCTCCACATCAAGGAGGAGCCAGATGGGCCAGTGCTGAAGCGCTGCCGCACTGTGAGCCCTGCCCATGTGCTCATGCCCAGTGTGATGGAGATGATCGCAGCCCTGGGCCCAGGCGCTGCCCCCTTTGCCCCTTTGCAGCCCCCCTCGGCCCCTGCCCCCAGCGACTACCCCAGCCAGG GTTCCAACTTCCTGGGGCCTGGAACCTTCCCAGAATCCTTCCCGTCTGCTACACCCACCACCCCAAACCTTGCTGAGTTCACCCAGGGGCCACCCCCCATGTCCTACCAATCTGACATTCCCggcagcctcctgactgcagacaAGTCTGCTCCCTGCCTCCCAGGCCAG ATGGCACCAGCAGGCCACCTGGACCCAGCCCACAATCCTGGACCACCAGGGCTGCACACCCCCAACCTTGGGCCCACCCCGGGCTCCCAGCTACACCATCCAAATCCTCCCCCTCCATCCCGGCAGCCCCTGGGCCAAGCAAACACGGGGCCCATCAGCGAACTGGCCTTCAATCCTGCCACAGGCATGATGGGGCCCCCCAGTATGACTGGGGCAGGGGAGGCCTCAGAACCAGCTCTGGAT CTGCTCCCAGAACTGACCAATCCTGATGAACTGCTCTCCTACCTGGGTCCACCCGACCTCCCCACAAACAGCAGTGATGACCTGCTCTCGCTCTTTGAGAACAACTGA